One region of Clostridiales bacterium genomic DNA includes:
- the proC gene encoding pyrroline-5-carboxylate reductase encodes MKKFEAGFIGAGNMGGALATAAAKQVTGELVAVACSSPAHSAAAAERLGCRAAAPEEILGGSKFVFLGVKPQMIDGVVQSLAAPIAASESIFVSMLAGVQLERLERLLGADKKIIRILPNTACAVGQGVVLYCANGNVTDGDLAAFCALMAAAGIVDPISEALIDAGCAITGCGPAFAYMFIEALADGGVKCGLPRAKAIRYAAQMLAGSAEMVLQSGKHPEQLKDEVCSPGGSTIAGVDALEQHGFRGSCIAAVDAAFEKTRQLG; translated from the coding sequence ATGAAAAAGTTTGAAGCAGGCTTCATCGGCGCCGGCAATATGGGCGGCGCGCTGGCCACGGCCGCGGCCAAACAGGTCACGGGGGAGCTGGTCGCCGTTGCCTGCAGCAGCCCCGCGCACAGCGCGGCGGCGGCCGAGCGGCTGGGCTGCCGTGCGGCCGCGCCGGAGGAGATCCTCGGCGGCAGCAAATTCGTGTTTCTCGGCGTCAAGCCGCAGATGATCGACGGCGTTGTGCAGTCGCTGGCAGCGCCCATCGCGGCGTCGGAGAGCATTTTTGTGTCCATGCTCGCCGGTGTGCAGCTGGAGCGGCTCGAGCGGCTGCTCGGCGCGGATAAGAAGATCATCCGCATCCTGCCGAACACGGCCTGCGCCGTGGGGCAGGGCGTCGTGCTCTATTGTGCCAACGGCAATGTCACGGACGGCGATCTCGCGGCGTTTTGCGCGCTCATGGCGGCCGCGGGCATCGTCGACCCCATTTCCGAGGCGTTGATTGACGCCGGCTGCGCCATCACCGGCTGCGGCCCCGCGTTTGCGTATATGTTCATCGAGGCGCTGGCCGACGGCGGCGTCAAATGCGGCCTGCCGCGCGCAAAAGCCATCCGCTACGCAGCGCAGATGCTCGCCGGCAGCGCGGAGATGGTGTTGCAGTCCGGCAAGCACCCGGAGCAGCTCAAGGACGAGGTCTGCAGCCCCGGCGGCAGCACGATCGCCGGCGTCGACGCGCTCGAGCAGCACGGTTTTCGCGGCAGCTGCATCGCGGCCGTGGACGCCGCGTTTGAAAAGACCCGCCAGCTCGGGTGA
- a CDS encoding glutamate-5-semialdehyde dehydrogenase: MTTMDILRRTKAAWPSICNASAEDKNRILSAMADSLQAECDVILRCNAEDMDAARGHISDVMLDRLYLDKDRIDAMADGIRATVALPDHTGRILAQIDHPNGMKIYKKQVPLGLVAIIYESRPNVTSDAAALTIKSGNVCMLRSGKEAFRTAKAIVAALKQGIASAGGDPDIVNIVEDTSHQSATEIMQAKGLVDLLIPRGGAGLIRACVRNATVPCIETGTGICHVYVDEYADLDKAVRIIENAKTSRPSVCNAEEVCLVHRAVAARFLPMLKKALVDDRAAQGLTPVELRLDTAAAQIIDGKSASDKDFDTEYLDYILAVGVVDSLDAAIAHVLAHSTHHSDAIVTEDAASAERFINGTDSAATYVNVSTRFTDGGEFGLGCEMGISTQKLHARGPMGLDELSTYKYIIRGDGQIR, translated from the coding sequence ATGACGACTATGGACATTCTCCGGCGGACGAAGGCCGCGTGGCCCAGCATCTGCAACGCTTCCGCCGAGGACAAAAACCGCATCCTGTCCGCCATGGCGGACAGCCTGCAGGCGGAGTGCGATGTCATCCTGCGCTGCAATGCCGAGGACATGGACGCTGCACGCGGCCATATCTCGGATGTCATGCTCGACCGGCTCTATTTGGACAAAGATCGCATCGACGCCATGGCCGACGGCATCCGCGCGACCGTGGCGCTGCCGGATCACACGGGGCGCATCCTCGCGCAGATCGACCACCCCAACGGCATGAAGATCTATAAAAAGCAGGTGCCGCTCGGCCTGGTCGCCATCATTTATGAGAGCCGCCCGAACGTCACGTCCGACGCGGCGGCGCTCACCATCAAGAGCGGCAACGTCTGCATGCTCCGCAGCGGCAAGGAGGCTTTCCGCACGGCCAAAGCCATCGTGGCCGCGCTCAAGCAGGGCATCGCGTCCGCGGGCGGCGATCCGGACATCGTCAACATCGTGGAGGATACCAGCCACCAGAGCGCTACGGAGATCATGCAGGCCAAGGGCCTTGTAGATCTGCTCATCCCGCGCGGCGGGGCGGGGCTCATCCGCGCCTGCGTGCGCAATGCCACCGTGCCCTGCATCGAGACCGGCACCGGTATCTGCCACGTCTACGTGGACGAGTATGCTGACCTCGACAAGGCCGTGCGCATCATCGAAAACGCCAAAACCAGCCGCCCCTCGGTCTGCAACGCCGAGGAGGTCTGCCTTGTGCACCGGGCGGTCGCGGCCAGGTTTCTGCCCATGCTCAAAAAGGCGCTGGTCGATGACCGCGCGGCGCAGGGCCTCACACCGGTCGAGCTGCGGCTGGATACGGCAGCGGCGCAGATCATCGACGGCAAGAGCGCTTCCGACAAGGACTTTGACACGGAGTATCTGGACTATATCCTCGCCGTCGGCGTGGTCGACAGTCTGGACGCCGCCATCGCGCACGTGCTCGCGCACTCGACGCACCACAGCGATGCCATCGTCACCGAGGACGCCGCGAGCGCCGAGCGCTTCATCAACGGCACGGACAGCGCGGCAACGTACGTCAACGTCTCCACCCGCTTTACCGACGGGGGTGAGTTCGGCCTCGGCTGCGAGATGGGCATCTCCACGCAGAAGCTCCACGCCCGCGGCCCCATGGGGCTCGACGAGCTGAGCACCTATAAATATATCATCCGCGGCGACGGACAGATCCGCTGA
- a CDS encoding S-layer homology domain-containing protein, with translation MKKSRKLLCVLLALVMVVSLLPVMAFAADEDVAADEDVAATVEEISPETEGVKDLFAKLPNYLVAVKTSDGRVAAGAQVVIYNQNKDQVTTAVANYGVAIFSKKDHLNTYSVSATWTDPNTNIKYQSLVGFNWSFGKKPDIDVITVYPTIDMILNTTDHNAYIKGYPDGTVSPDGRITRAEVATILDRLMKDQVKARFDSKPTVNFSDVSSGAWYYDAVQMCAKAGIVAGYPGGSFKPDQAVTRAEFFKMVAMLYSDTLNTPITGGIFKDINGHWAEKYINLLQKLGIVKGDNGSARPNDNLTRGETAAVMNRILGRVVNNSSFSDAKVAAAMKTWPDCTSSHWAYAEIQEATNSHDYTWDINILTYSDHNGIFKAFIENLKNPVTERWTYIKK, from the coding sequence ATGAAAAAGTCCCGCAAACTGCTCTGCGTGCTTCTCGCTCTGGTTATGGTCGTCAGCCTGCTGCCGGTCATGGCTTTTGCAGCCGATGAAGACGTCGCAGCCGATGAAGACGTCGCAGCTACGGTCGAGGAGATTTCCCCGGAGACTGAGGGCGTCAAGGATCTGTTCGCCAAACTGCCGAACTATCTGGTTGCTGTAAAGACCTCAGACGGTCGCGTCGCTGCCGGCGCTCAGGTCGTGATCTACAACCAGAACAAGGATCAGGTCACCACTGCCGTCGCCAACTACGGCGTCGCCATCTTCTCCAAGAAGGATCACCTCAACACTTACTCCGTGTCCGCCACCTGGACCGACCCGAACACCAACATTAAGTATCAGTCCCTCGTCGGCTTCAACTGGTCCTTCGGCAAGAAGCCCGACATCGACGTCATCACGGTTTACCCGACGATCGACATGATCCTCAACACCACTGACCACAACGCTTACATCAAAGGTTATCCGGATGGCACTGTCAGCCCGGACGGACGCATCACCCGTGCCGAAGTCGCCACCATTCTGGATCGTCTGATGAAGGATCAGGTCAAGGCCAGATTCGACTCCAAGCCCACTGTCAACTTCTCTGATGTCAGCAGCGGCGCCTGGTACTATGACGCTGTGCAGATGTGCGCGAAGGCCGGCATCGTCGCCGGTTATCCGGGCGGCTCGTTCAAGCCCGACCAGGCGGTCACCCGTGCGGAGTTCTTCAAGATGGTCGCCATGCTCTACAGCGATACGCTCAACACCCCGATCACTGGCGGTATCTTCAAGGATATCAACGGTCACTGGGCAGAAAAGTACATCAACCTGCTCCAGAAGCTCGGCATTGTCAAGGGCGACAACGGCAGCGCAAGACCGAACGACAACCTGACGCGCGGCGAAACAGCTGCCGTTATGAACCGCATCCTCGGCCGCGTTGTGAATAATTCCAGCTTCAGCGATGCCAAAGTTGCTGCGGCTATGAAGACCTGGCCGGACTGCACTTCCTCGCACTGGGCCTATGCCGAGATCCAGGAAGCCACCAACAGCCACGACTACACTTGGGACATTAACATTCTCACGTACTCTGACCATAATGGAATCTTCAAGGCTTTCATTGAGAACCTGAAGAACCCGGTCACCGAGCGCTGGACTTACATCAAAAAGTAA
- the cysK gene encoding cysteine synthase A yields the protein MSKIYTSADQLIGKTPLLELTHIEKEQQLEARILAKLEYFNPAGSVKDRVALAMIQDAEQHGVLKPSSVIIEPTSGNTGIGLASVAAARGYRIIIVMPETMSVERRQIMKAYGAELVLTDGAQGMKGAIAKANELAAQIPDSFVPGQFVNPANPAIHRTTTGPEIWEDTDGNVDIFVAGVGTGGTVTGVGEYLKSQCPKVKVVAVEPETSPVLSEGHAGPHKIQGIGAGFVPDVLNTKVYDEIIPVSNEDAFATGRLIGHKEGVLVGISSGAAVWAAIELAKRPENKGKTIVVLLPDTGDRYLSTPLFAD from the coding sequence ATGAGTAAGATCTATACATCCGCTGACCAGCTGATCGGAAAAACGCCCCTTCTGGAGCTGACCCATATCGAAAAAGAGCAGCAGCTCGAGGCCCGCATTCTGGCAAAGCTCGAGTACTTCAACCCGGCCGGTTCCGTGAAGGACCGCGTGGCGCTGGCCATGATCCAGGACGCGGAGCAGCACGGCGTGCTCAAGCCGAGCTCCGTCATCATCGAGCCTACCTCCGGCAACACCGGCATCGGCCTGGCGTCCGTCGCCGCGGCCAGAGGCTACCGCATCATCATCGTTATGCCGGAGACCATGAGCGTGGAGCGCCGCCAGATCATGAAGGCCTATGGCGCGGAGCTCGTGCTCACGGACGGCGCGCAGGGCATGAAGGGTGCGATCGCAAAGGCCAACGAGCTGGCTGCGCAGATCCCCGACAGCTTTGTCCCCGGTCAGTTTGTCAACCCGGCCAACCCGGCGATCCACCGCACGACGACTGGCCCGGAGATCTGGGAGGACACGGACGGCAACGTGGATATCTTCGTTGCAGGTGTCGGCACCGGCGGCACCGTGACGGGCGTCGGCGAGTACCTGAAGTCCCAGTGCCCGAAGGTCAAGGTCGTGGCCGTGGAGCCGGAGACCTCTCCGGTCCTGAGCGAGGGCCATGCCGGTCCGCATAAGATCCAGGGCATTGGTGCGGGCTTTGTGCCGGACGTGCTCAACACGAAGGTCTATGATGAGATCATCCCGGTCAGCAACGAGGATGCGTTTGCGACCGGCCGCCTGATCGGCCATAAGGAGGGCGTGCTGGTCGGCATTTCCTCCGGCGCTGCCGTCTGGGCGGCGATCGAGCTGGCCAAGCGCCCGGAGAACAAGGGCAAGACCATCGTCGTGCTCCTGCCGGATACCGGCGACCGCTATCTGTCGACGCCGCTGTTTGCAGACTGA
- the proB gene encoding glutamate 5-kinase, which produces MRIVVKVGTSTLAHATGRLNIQRMERLCKVLSDLKNAGHEIILVSSGAIGMGVGKLNLSGRPADMPGKQAAAAVGQCELMYFYDKLFTEYNHIVAQLLLTGEDIRSEQRSRNVRNTLSRLLELGALPVINENDAVATDEIGVDNTIGENDSLSAIVAAAIGADLLILLSDIDGLYDSDPHRNPDARLIETVPVIDAHILSLAGDKGSALATGGMVTKLHAAQIATAAGCEMVIANGEKPEVLYDIVAGRRAGTRFLIPHS; this is translated from the coding sequence ATGCGAATCGTTGTTAAAGTCGGCACTTCCACACTCGCGCACGCGACCGGGCGGCTGAACATTCAGCGCATGGAGCGGCTGTGCAAAGTGCTCAGCGACCTGAAAAATGCAGGTCACGAGATCATTCTCGTCTCGTCCGGCGCGATCGGCATGGGCGTCGGCAAGCTCAATCTGTCCGGCCGTCCGGCGGATATGCCGGGCAAGCAGGCCGCGGCCGCCGTCGGCCAGTGCGAGCTGATGTATTTTTACGATAAGCTCTTCACGGAGTACAATCATATTGTGGCGCAGCTGCTGCTGACCGGCGAGGACATCCGCAGTGAGCAGCGCAGCCGCAACGTGCGCAACACGCTCTCGCGGCTGCTGGAGCTGGGGGCGCTGCCGGTCATCAATGAAAACGACGCCGTGGCGACGGACGAGATCGGCGTGGACAACACCATCGGCGAGAACGACAGTCTCTCGGCCATCGTGGCTGCCGCCATCGGTGCGGATCTGCTGATCCTGCTCTCGGACATTGACGGATTGTATGACAGCGACCCGCACCGAAACCCGGATGCGCGGCTCATCGAGACGGTGCCGGTCATCGACGCGCACATTCTCTCGCTTGCCGGAGACAAGGGCTCCGCGCTCGCCACCGGCGGCATGGTCACGAAGCTGCACGCCGCGCAGATCGCAACGGCGGCCGGCTGCGAAATGGTCATTGCCAACGGCGAAAAGCCCGAGGTGCTCTATGACATTGTGGCCGGCAGGCGCGCCGGCACCCGATTTCTGATACCACATTCCTGA